The Sinomicrobium kalidii region CATCCCTATAACAGTGAGCTGTCGCTGGACGGTAGTAAATTGCCTCCGGGACACCCCGAAGGTATCTTCGACTCCATGGGCAATATCTACAAAGGTGTTGCCAGGGCCATCAGGAAAGAAACCTATCACCCCGGGGAATTCCCCGTGATGAACGATGGTGTACGCGGTATGAATTTTATTGAAAGAGTGGTCGAGTCGCACGACAAAGGAAATGTTTGGGTAAAGGTATAATCTCCGTTAACTTTGACTATATTTTTGAAACCCATATTTAATCCGTAAAAAGCGTACATAATGAGAAAATTAAGAATGGGCATGGTAGGCGGTGGAATCGGTTCTTTTATGGGCGGCGTCCACCGAAAAGCATCCGCCATGGACGGCATGATAGAACTGGTATGCGGTGCTTTCAGCAGCACTGCGGAAAAATCCAGGGAAACCGGGAAATCACTTTACCTGCCTGAAGACCGCTGTTACGGCAGTTTTCAGGAAATGATCCTAAAGGAAAAAGAACTTCCCGAAGGGGAGCGTATGGACTTTGTAGCTATAGTTACCCCGAACCACCTTCATTTCGAACCTGCAAAAACGGCTCTGGAAAACGGCTTCCATGTGGTGTGCGACAAACCCATGACACTCACCGTGGAAGAAGCCCAAACCCTGGAAAAACTGGTTGAGAAAACCGGACTTTTATTTGCCCTTACACACAATTATACTGGTAATGCCATGGTAAAACAAGCCCGGATGATGGTAGAAAACGGTGACCTCGGGGAGATCAGGAAAATACATGTACAGTATTTACAGGGATGGATGGCTGCGGAACTCGACGAGCAGGCCGCCATAAAACCCTGGAGGGCCGACCCGAAAAAATCGGGTATAGGAGGTTCTCTGGCCGATATAGGGACGCATGCCGAAAACCTGGTCTCGTATATCACGGGGTCAACTATTTCTGAGATCGCAGCCGATCTCGGAAGAATCGGGGAAGGCCGGGTACTGGATAATGACGGAAATATCCTGTTCCGCATGAAAAACGGGGCAAAAGGTACCATGTCCATCTCGCAAATCGCCGTAGGTGAAGAAAACGACCTATCTATCAGGGTATACGGGAGTAAAGGAAGCATACAGTGGAACCAAGAAGATTCCACCCGGCTTTATGTAAAATGGACGGATAGGCCCGAACAGACCCTAACACCGGACGGAAATGACATTTACAAAGAAGTAAGAGCCGTTTCCAGAATACCCAAGGGACATCCCGAAGGATACCTGGAAGCTTTTGCCACCATTTACAGGAATTTTGGCAGACACCTTATGAGTGTACTGGAAAACAAACCCGTTGAAAAGCCTGATTATCCTACGGTAAGTGATGGTGTAAACGGGGTTCAATTCATATATGCCGCCGTAAAGAGCGATAAAAACAATGCGGCCTGGGAGAAGGTATAGTGAATAAGAATATAGAAGGGTGGATTACGAAGTATTTACAATCATATTTAAAAGATAAAATTCAGTATTCGAAATTCTATATTCATCATTTCCTCCGGAATATTTAAAAAAGTAAAACGTATAAAAACCACATTTCAAATGAAAACCATAAAAGGCCCCGCCGTATTTCTGGCACAGTTTGTAGACAGCAAAGCACCTTTCAACTCCCTGGACGGAATGTGTAAATGGGCTGCCGGGCTGGGGTACAAGGGCATTCAAATACCTACATGGGAAACCTTTCTCATCGATCTCGACAAAGCCGGAAGTACCGATGAAACCGAAGGACAGGCCTATTGCGACGAATTGAAAGAAAAAGTAGCCTCCTACGGCCTGGAGATCACGGAACTCTCTACACATTTACAAGGGCAGTTGGTGGCCGTTCACCCGGCCTATGACATTATGTTCGACAATTTTGCCCCCGATACCTATAAAAACAATCCCAAAGCCCGTACCGAATGGGCAGTAGACCAGGTAAAAAAAGCCGCGGTGGCCAGCCGGAGATTAGGCCTTAAAGTTCATGCCACATTCTCCGGTTCCCTGCTCTGGCATACGGCACACCCCTGGCCGCAACGCCCTGCCGGACTCGTGGAAATGGGATTCGAAGAACTTGCCAAACGCTGGAAGCCCATTCTCGACAGCTACGATGAAAATGATGTCGACGTATGCTACGAAATACATCCCGGCGAAGACCTTCACGACGGAGATACCTTCGAAAGGTTTTTGGAAGCGACCAACAATCACAAAAGAGTGAATATTCTCTATGACCCGAGCCATTTTGTACTGCAACAACTGGATTACATCACCTATATCGATCATTATCACGAATTCATAAAATCCTTCCATGTCAAGGATTCCGAGTTCAATCCTACAGGTAAAAAAGGTGCTTTCGGCGGATTTAACGACTGGAGGGACCGGGCCGGGAGATACCGCTCACTCGGGGACGGCCAGGTAGATTTCAAAACCATTTTCACCAAGCTCACGGAATACGGATGTGACGTATGGGCCGTTATGGAATGGGAGTGCTGCATAAAATCACCCGAACAGGGGGCACGCGAAGGCGCCCCGTTCATACAAAGCCACATTATCGAAGCCACCGAAAAAGCATTTGACGATTTTGCAGGGGCCGAGATCGACAATGAAAAACTGAAAAGAATACTGGGGCAGTAAATCCCCCGGAAAACCAAAAAACACTAAACAATAATGAAAAAGATAGGATTCTGCGCACTTTCCCTGCTCTTCCTGGCAGGATGTAAAGAAGCAAACAAAAAAGACACTAAGGAAGCAACTAAAAAAGAAGATATCGCTGCCGTAAAAGAGCAGAAAAAACAGGAAGAAGGGGAATGGACACCCCTTTTTGACGGGAAAACCTTTGCGGGATGGCACGGCTACAATACCGATAAAATATCACCCGAATGGAGCATTGAGGACGGAGCCATGGTGCTGACCCCGGACAACGACAGCAAGGCTGAAGGTAAAAACCTGGTCACTGACAAGGATTACACGAATTTCAAACTGTCTCTGGAGTGGAAAATATCCGAAGCCGGCAACAGCGGTGTATTCTGGGGAATCAAAGAAATACCCGAACTTCACGAACCCTATCAGACCGGACCAGAAATACAGGTGCTCGATAACGAAAAACACCCCGATGCCAAGGCAGGTACCACCCACCAGGCAGGAGCATTGTATGACATGATAGCTCCTTCCGAAAAAGTAGCAAAACCAGTCGGGGAATGGAATACCATGGTCCTGAAAATAGATCACAATGCCAATGAAGGCAAGGTATGGCTCAACGGTACGGAGATCGTTAAATTTCCCGTACATGGCGAGGAATGGGAAAACATGATAAAAAACTCCAAATTCAATGGCTGGGAAGGTTTCGGAGCGTATAAAACCGGAAAGATCGGACTGCAACATCACGGTAATAAAGTGTCATTCCGAAACATTAAGATCAAGGAACTACAATAAAAACCAGTCGGAAAAATGAAAAAAACACACATACTGGTTATAGCTATCCTTATGGGCGGCATTTATACTTATGCACAGGAAAAAACCATGCAAAAAGAACCCACAAAACCCGAAGAAACCGAAATTTATCACCCTGTCCCGCCAAAAGTAGCCCCGGCTGCGGATAACGGTGCGCCCAGTGATGCTATTGTCCTGTTCGACGGTAAGGACCTGAGTAATTGGGTAAGCACAAAGAATGGTACCAAAGCGGGGTGGACGTTAAACCCTGATGGCAGTATGTCGGTAAAACCCGGTGCGGGAGACATACAAACCAAAAAAGATTTCGGAAGCGTCCAGCTCCACCTGGAATGGAAATCTCCCGAAAAAATAGAGGGCGAAGGTCAGAACCGGGGCAATAGTGGTGTATTCCTGCAAGACCGTTACGAGATCCAGATACTGGACAACAACAATAACGACACTTACGTGAACGGACAGGTAGGCGCTGTGTACAAACAAAGCGTTCCCCTTGCTAGGGCCTCCGTAAAAACCGGAGCGTGGAATACCTATGACATCATCTATCACGCACCGGAATTCAACGATGCCGGTGAAAAGACAAAAGCCGGGACATTTACCGTCATTCACAACGGCATCCTCGTACAGGACCATGTTGAAATAAAGGGGACCACAGAATACATTGGCTGGCCGAAGAACAAGCCGCACGGCAAAGCCCCGATACGGCTACAGGACCACGGCAGTACAGTGAACTATCGCAATATATGGGTAAGGGAATTATAGTCCCTTACCTCTTTTATTCTTAACTCTCATGCTGCACTTTCGCAAAGCCGAAGAAAAAGACATCCCTTTCATCGTGCAGATGATCGCCGATGACAAATTGGGGAAACTCCGGGAAAATTACCGAGAACCGCTACCGCAGGAATACCTTACCGCATTCAAAAATATCAATGCCGATCCCAACCAGGAACTTATTGTGGTTACCGAAAACGGAGATGACAAGATCATCGGTACGTTACAACTCAGTTTTATCCAGTATCTTACCTATCGCGGAGGCATCCGTGCACAGATCGAAGCGGTGAGAATCAGAAAGGACTGCCGCGGAAAGGGCTTCGGACAACAAATGTTTACCTGGGCCATAAAGCGGGCCAAAGAACGAAACGCTCATGTATTACAGTTAAC contains the following coding sequences:
- a CDS encoding Gfo/Idh/MocA family protein → MRKLRMGMVGGGIGSFMGGVHRKASAMDGMIELVCGAFSSTAEKSRETGKSLYLPEDRCYGSFQEMILKEKELPEGERMDFVAIVTPNHLHFEPAKTALENGFHVVCDKPMTLTVEEAQTLEKLVEKTGLLFALTHNYTGNAMVKQARMMVENGDLGEIRKIHVQYLQGWMAAELDEQAAIKPWRADPKKSGIGGSLADIGTHAENLVSYITGSTISEIAADLGRIGEGRVLDNDGNILFRMKNGAKGTMSISQIAVGEENDLSIRVYGSKGSIQWNQEDSTRLYVKWTDRPEQTLTPDGNDIYKEVRAVSRIPKGHPEGYLEAFATIYRNFGRHLMSVLENKPVEKPDYPTVSDGVNGVQFIYAAVKSDKNNAAWEKV
- a CDS encoding sugar phosphate isomerase/epimerase family protein, whose product is MKTIKGPAVFLAQFVDSKAPFNSLDGMCKWAAGLGYKGIQIPTWETFLIDLDKAGSTDETEGQAYCDELKEKVASYGLEITELSTHLQGQLVAVHPAYDIMFDNFAPDTYKNNPKARTEWAVDQVKKAAVASRRLGLKVHATFSGSLLWHTAHPWPQRPAGLVEMGFEELAKRWKPILDSYDENDVDVCYEIHPGEDLHDGDTFERFLEATNNHKRVNILYDPSHFVLQQLDYITYIDHYHEFIKSFHVKDSEFNPTGKKGAFGGFNDWRDRAGRYRSLGDGQVDFKTIFTKLTEYGCDVWAVMEWECCIKSPEQGAREGAPFIQSHIIEATEKAFDDFAGAEIDNEKLKRILGQ
- a CDS encoding 3-keto-disaccharide hydrolase, whose amino-acid sequence is MKKIGFCALSLLFLAGCKEANKKDTKEATKKEDIAAVKEQKKQEEGEWTPLFDGKTFAGWHGYNTDKISPEWSIEDGAMVLTPDNDSKAEGKNLVTDKDYTNFKLSLEWKISEAGNSGVFWGIKEIPELHEPYQTGPEIQVLDNEKHPDAKAGTTHQAGALYDMIAPSEKVAKPVGEWNTMVLKIDHNANEGKVWLNGTEIVKFPVHGEEWENMIKNSKFNGWEGFGAYKTGKIGLQHHGNKVSFRNIKIKELQ
- a CDS encoding 3-keto-disaccharide hydrolase, which gives rise to MKKTHILVIAILMGGIYTYAQEKTMQKEPTKPEETEIYHPVPPKVAPAADNGAPSDAIVLFDGKDLSNWVSTKNGTKAGWTLNPDGSMSVKPGAGDIQTKKDFGSVQLHLEWKSPEKIEGEGQNRGNSGVFLQDRYEIQILDNNNNDTYVNGQVGAVYKQSVPLARASVKTGAWNTYDIIYHAPEFNDAGEKTKAGTFTVIHNGILVQDHVEIKGTTEYIGWPKNKPHGKAPIRLQDHGSTVNYRNIWVREL
- a CDS encoding GNAT family N-acetyltransferase; its protein translation is MLHFRKAEEKDIPFIVQMIADDKLGKLRENYREPLPQEYLTAFKNINADPNQELIVVTENGDDKIIGTLQLSFIQYLTYRGGIRAQIEAVRIRKDCRGKGFGQQMFTWAIKRAKERNAHVLQLTTDKKRPEAIAFYEKLGFKASHEGMKLHF